In Nasonia vitripennis strain AsymCx chromosome 2, Nvit_psr_1.1, whole genome shotgun sequence, a genomic segment contains:
- the LOC103315847 gene encoding defensin-2-like precursor (The RefSeq protein has 3 substitutions compared to this genomic sequence), with translation MKVLVVLAACAVFAGAFGATRVRDGYEDPVFEILGDDIKQDGDNAETVDATDDLSPIKESSDDPTELVQPSYRDRRFSCDVLSFQSKWVSPNHSACAVRCLAQRRKGGKCKNGDCVCR, from the exons ATGAAGGTCCTCGTTGTTTTGGCTGCTTGCGCTGTTTTCGCCGGAGCTTTTGGCGCTACTAGAATTCGCGATGGCTACGAGGATCCCGTCTTTGAAATTC TAGGAGACGACATCAAGCAAGACGGCGATAACGCCGAGACGGTCGACGCCACGGACGATCTCT CCCCAATCAAGGAGTCTTCAGACGATCCGACAGAGCTCGTACAGCTTTCTTACAGAGTTCGTCGCTTCTCCTGCGACGTCCTGTCCTTCCAGAGCAAGTGGGTCTCGCCGAATCACTCGGCCTGTGCCGTCAGGTGTCTAGCCCAGCGTCGCAAGGGAGGAAAGTGCAAGAACGGAGACTGCGTCTGCCGATAA
- the LOC103315847 gene encoding defensin-2-like isoform X1, with translation MKVLVVLAACAVFAGAFGATRIRDGYEDPVFEIRDDIKQDGDNAETVDATDDLSPIKESSDDPTELVQLSYRVRRFSCDVLSFQSKWVSPNHSACAVRCLAQRRKGGKCKNGDCVCR, from the exons ATGAAGGTCCTCGTTGTTTTGGCTGCTTGCGCTGTTTTCGCCGGAGCTTTTGGCGCTACTAGAATTCGCGATGGCTACGAGGATCCCGTCTTTGAAATTC GAGACGACATCAAGCAAGACGGCGATAACGCCGAGACGGTCGACGCCACGGACGATCTCT CCCCAATCAAGGAGTCTTCAGACGATCCGACAGAGCTCGTACAGCTTTCTTACAGAGTTCGTCGCTTCTCCTGCGACGTCCTGTCCTTCCAGAGCAAGTGGGTCTCGCCGAATCACTCGGCCTGTGCCGTCAGGTGTCTAGCCCAGCGTCGCAAGGGAGGAAAGTGCAAGAACGGAGACTGCGTCTGCCGATAA
- the LOC103315848 gene encoding defensin-2-like precursor, translating into MKVLVALAVCALVASAYGASLGVFDGPVYFDDETLTSVEAQFQLDHRDLSDLTLVEQPSFRARRFTCDVLSFKSMWVSPNHSACAVRCLAQRRKGGKCKNGDCVCR; encoded by the exons ATGAAGGTCCTCGTGGCTCTCGCTGTCTGCGCGCTAGTCGCCAGTGCTTACGGAGCGAGTCTCGGCGTTTTCGATGGTCCGGTTTATTTTG ATGACGAAACCCTCACGAGCGTGGAGGCCCAATTTCAACTCGATCATCGGGACTTAAGTG ACCTGACCCTCGTAGAGCAGCCCTCTTTCAGAGCTCGTCGCTTCACCTGCGACGTCTTGTCCTTCAAGAGCATGTGGGTCTCGCCGAATCACTCGGCCTGTGCCGTCAGGTGTCTAGCCCAGCGTCGCAAGGGAGGAAAGTGCAAGAACGGAGACTGCGTCTGCCGAtga
- the LOC100121630 gene encoding antimicrobial peptide defensin 2-3 precursor (The RefSeq protein has 2 substitutions compared to this genomic sequence): MKFLTVFAVSALVASAYGASLDVYDGPVNFDGESRLGQDARELSYDGNLDLEQPSTRARRFTCDVLSFKSAWISPNDSACAVRCLAQNRKGGTCKNGNCECHD, encoded by the exons ATGAAGTTCCTGACGGTTTTCGCAGTCTCCGCGCTAGTCGCCAGTGCTTACGGAGCTAGTCTCGACGTTTACGACGGTCCGGTTAACTTCG ATGGCGAGAGCCGGCTCGGCCAGGATGTCCGTG AACTATCCTACGACGGAAACCTCGATCTCGAGCAGCCCTCTACCAGAGCTCGTCGTTTCACCTGCGACGTCCTGTCCTTCAAGAGTGCGTGGATCTCGCCGAACGACTCGGCCAGCGCGGTCAGGTGCTTAGCCCAGAATCGCAAAGGTGGAACTTGCAAGAACGGAAACTGTGAATGTCACGATTAA